A window of Candidatus Thorarchaeota archaeon contains these coding sequences:
- a CDS encoding PAS domain S-box protein → MLNDADANHQADDTTEKKLENRFYNRYYTLLNSLHDAVFVHDFEGNHLEVNSQAVDQLGYSREELLNMGLQDIDSPEFADLIEPRIQKIVENGHLVFETAHITKDGQKIPIELSSTVVEYDGEPVIISVARDISKRKKAEKKLEESKNRLSLVIEGSGLGTWDWNVQTGDVIFNERWANMLGYELSEIEPSLDAWKKRVHPEDLPEVMEILNEHLEGKSDSYVSEHRMRTKNGDWVWIEDRGRVVERDEDGDPIRATGTHLDITERKQAQKALQAERKQLLEIFDSIDEIVYVVDPESNEVLFVNEYMRT, encoded by the coding sequence ATGCTAAACGATGCAGACGCTAATCATCAGGCTGACGACACCACCGAAAAAAAGCTCGAAAATAGATTTTACAACCGTTACTACACTCTGCTTAACTCACTACACGACGCCGTTTTTGTTCATGATTTCGAAGGAAACCACCTCGAAGTAAATTCACAAGCAGTAGATCAACTTGGATACAGTAGAGAAGAACTCCTCAATATGGGGCTACAGGATATCGATTCGCCTGAATTTGCAGATCTGATTGAGCCGCGCATTCAGAAAATCGTGGAAAATGGTCACCTAGTTTTTGAGACAGCACACATAACGAAAGATGGACAAAAAATCCCGATAGAGCTTTCGAGTACAGTGGTCGAATATGACGGCGAACCAGTCATCATTAGCGTGGCACGCGATATCTCTAAACGTAAGAAAGCTGAGAAGAAGCTGGAAGAAAGCAAGAACCGTTTGAGCCTCGTCATCGAAGGTTCTGGCCTTGGGACTTGGGACTGGAATGTCCAAACCGGTGACGTAATTTTCAATGAAAGATGGGCAAATATGCTCGGATATGAGCTTTCGGAAATAGAACCTAGTCTTGATGCTTGGAAAAAGCGAGTTCATCCAGAAGACTTGCCCGAGGTCATGGAAATTCTGAACGAACATTTGGAGGGCAAGAGCGATTCCTATGTGTCAGAGCATCGAATGAGAACAAAGAACGGAGATTGGGTCTGGATAGAAGACAGGGGGAGGGTGGTTGAGCGTGATGAAGACGGCGACCCAATTCGGGCAACTGGAACACATCTGGATATTACTGAGCGGAAACAAGCACAGAAGGCGCTACAGGCGGAAAGAAAACAGCTACTAGAGATATTCGATAGTATTGACGAAATTGTGTACGTTGTTGATCCGGAGTCTAATGAAGTGCTTTTTGTCAATGAATACATGCGGACC
- a CDS encoding alpha/beta hydrolase, which yields MEILEKDDTKIAYEVTGNENGSKLILIHGLFVNSDCWKHQLPVFEPDYHVLRFDLHGHGRSIKPGDRFTIRDYVTDMEILLDHLGWEQNLLFVGHSLGGMVALVYAIENENSVDKMVISSSYCYVSDEATTDVLGRVKSNPVDAFAMGISKRGLSPYDEETAKWVAKQMSDYMSKKDALLATAASAKFNICEHLRDLEIPTLLIVGEEDITTPVWASEMLHEWLPNSELITIPDAGHLVILDHPEEFNNHVTSFLQEN from the coding sequence ATGGAGATTCTGGAAAAAGACGATACAAAAATAGCTTATGAAGTCACCGGCAATGAAAATGGCTCGAAGCTGATTCTGATTCATGGCCTTTTCGTGAATTCAGATTGCTGGAAGCATCAGTTACCCGTCTTTGAACCTGATTATCACGTATTGCGCTTTGACTTACATGGCCACGGACGGTCAATCAAGCCTGGTGACCGATTTACCATCCGGGACTATGTTACAGATATGGAAATCTTGCTGGATCATCTTGGTTGGGAGCAAAATCTCCTTTTTGTCGGTCATTCTTTGGGGGGTATGGTTGCACTGGTGTACGCTATCGAAAATGAGAACTCGGTTGACAAAATGGTGATCAGCAGCTCCTATTGTTATGTAAGTGATGAAGCTACTACAGATGTTTTGGGACGCGTAAAGAGTAATCCCGTCGATGCTTTTGCTATGGGTATCAGCAAGCGAGGATTATCACCTTATGATGAAGAAACTGCGAAGTGGGTGGCCAAGCAAATGTCAGACTACATGTCAAAGAAAGATGCCCTGCTTGCAACTGCTGCCTCCGCTAAATTCAACATCTGTGAACATCTTCGCGATTTGGAGATTCCTACCTTACTGATTGTAGGAGAAGAGGATATCACCACACCCGTATGGGCTTCTGAGATGCTGCATGAATGGTTACCGAATTCAGAATTGATTACAATACCAGACGCTGGACATCTTGTTATCTTGGATCATCCAGAAGAATTCAACAATCATGTAACGTCGTTTCTCCAAGAAAACTAG
- a CDS encoding SRPBCC domain-containing protein, with product MTETKPGQLPVIQMTVDIPKPLEETWNLFLNELVMLQWLGNEITANLKEGGKIQFLGDNAPHSPEVASHWEIRKIREKRALLLEWEILGVETLVVFKFSPIETGTLIELNHGPVPSAARPLNMPEHWTMMLANFKSFVVLGEPAHRFDYSDYHPLRPTRYDPKEVRQSVLVRAPPELPFDVWTNPEKLKRFIQAEDPVVDRRYAGLYTWWAEGKGPVVFRKLEENEEIEFSWVYGDEPETIVNVRFEQVEDDTLVTLHHHGFRKPEDVIGYRVGWASVLCELKLVCELGESGITRIRGWGEGP from the coding sequence GTGACCGAAACGAAACCCGGACAATTGCCTGTCATTCAAATGACTGTGGATATCCCAAAGCCCCTTGAAGAAACATGGAATCTTTTCTTGAATGAACTGGTCATGCTGCAATGGCTAGGAAATGAGATTACGGCAAACCTGAAGGAAGGTGGAAAAATACAATTCCTTGGGGACAACGCACCACATTCTCCTGAGGTCGCTAGTCATTGGGAGATAAGAAAGATACGAGAAAAGAGGGCTCTCCTACTTGAATGGGAGATTCTGGGAGTTGAGACGTTAGTAGTTTTCAAATTCAGTCCTATTGAAACCGGAACACTAATCGAGTTGAATCATGGCCCGGTTCCCAGTGCAGCACGACCACTGAATATGCCGGAACACTGGACAATGATGCTTGCTAATTTCAAGTCTTTTGTAGTGCTTGGGGAACCAGCTCATCGATTTGATTACTCAGACTACCATCCCCTCCGTCCTACGCGATATGATCCAAAAGAAGTCCGGCAGAGTGTACTCGTCAGAGCACCACCCGAATTACCATTCGATGTCTGGACAAATCCCGAGAAGCTGAAACGTTTCATCCAAGCGGAGGATCCTGTTGTTGATAGACGTTATGCAGGACTCTATACATGGTGGGCAGAGGGCAAAGGTCCGGTTGTCTTCAGGAAGCTTGAAGAAAACGAGGAAATTGAGTTCAGCTGGGTATACGGTGATGAGCCAGAAACCATCGTAAATGTTCGCTTCGAACAGGTAGAAGACGATACCTTAGTTACCCTACATCACCACGGATTCCGAAAACCAGAAGATGTAATCGGTTATCGAGTAGGATGGGCGTCTGTGCTATGTGAATTAAAGCTTGTGTGCGAGCTTGGAGAATCAGGGATTACACGCATAAGAGGCTGGGGAGAAGGGCCT